The Acropora muricata isolate sample 2 chromosome 4, ASM3666990v1, whole genome shotgun sequence genome contains the following window.
CAGTGGAGATGGAAATTTAATCTTGAGTTCGTTCTGGCGGGGTTCGTTCTGGGGTGGAAATGTAATGTTTCTGAATGCAATCAATAAAGAGTGTTAAGTTATGGTcaattttttctcttctttgcccTAAAACCTAGCTTGAGTCCGATGTAAACTTGCTAACGAGGAATCACAGCACGACTCTCGACGCTATGAGATACTTGTTGAGACGAAACCACAAAATCTCACCGGGGACTCAATGTTTCACTGAGTCAGGAACGAAACGTTCCTGATAAATATGTGCAAAATCCAACAACAGCTAACAGCTGACGGTAGAAAAGACCGtgaatttttgtttaaaaaattgtcaTTAAAAGACATTTATTTTGCATTCGTTAGTCCATGTTGGGAGCAACAGAGCCCGAAATCTAAACAATCATCACTTTGTAGGGCATTGTGGAAAACTTTGCCGGCTGAAATGGAGCGTTTGGCGGTCTAAACTGTATTTTGTCCTGCTGAAATTAACCAATGCAAAGTGAGAATtaaataatcgtacgatgtcAGAAGCCAATCAACATCTAGAAGTAGAAGTTATTACAGTGTTCCAGTTGTTGCCGTCTTCTTAcagcgttggtgaaagaaatatccTTCAAACTGTATTGTTGCaaatttttctcagtttttgTGTTCTCAACGATctccaaagtgataatgatagtaatacagtttatgtcCTCGCCTAACGGCTTGGGCTAATATGTGTCTGAGCCAGGCCCAAAACTCTATTCTTTTATTCTATCTGGTCTCGCTTCTTCAATTATTCTTGGATAAAAAAGTTTGACGTGCGTAAGGGATGCATCAGTTTTAACTGTTATTTGTAACCAGGCTAGTGCTTTAGAGGGGACGCTATTTGAACGCGAAGGACCTGCAACACTTGTGGGACATCTTCTTTCGGGGAAGgtgacgttattcataaatagCTGccaatttattattcttttgtccttgtgcaaattagcctaccaagtctctttgtcatgtgctaaattgaaaagagtTCTTGCTCTAAAGCGAGGCTTgttaggctaatttgcacaataacagaacaaaaatgaaacagccgccatttatgaataggatCTATAACGAATTAACACATTTCTTTTGGCTTTACATGCACAATTTGAcatcaaaagttaaaataactTTCGAACTAAACTGAAGTGCAATGTTGATATTACTCGGATTAGTAAACGAGAAGCTGTTGTCAATGCATACTTTCCCTTCAATAAAGAAGTAAAAATCgataaaacaagaaacaaaaataacatttcCAATATTCAAATTTTGATTTACAGAAGATTTAAGTATGAATCGTTACAGCTAAGTATTGAAATTAAAAGTAACGGCGACTTTGTTCTAGTCTCACTGTTTTCTGATGATTGGGTTTTAGGATTCAGATCCAAATTTTCCTGCTATAGAGCCTATTTTTGAATAATTCTTAAATTATCAAGAAGTAAAACTTGACCCTTACCATGCCAATTTCATTTGCTCAGTCGAAACTTGCTTAAAATGCGAAACGAATTATGAGAATGAAAAACCCTCGTTATTGACTATGCCGAGTCCCCGTACAGATCGGCGATGAATTTCCATTGCTGTTTCGCACAGAAAGGACAGACAGACAAATGATAATTCGGAATTGAAACTGTAAAATTCACCTGCAGAGCAATTCCTTATTCGCCGAGAAATCATCATTATATAAGTTGTTGTTGTCGACTGAAACTTTCTCTGTGAATAAACAAGGTACTTATAGAAAAACTCTAGTCTCATAGCTTACCCGTGGCGATAAATGCTGTTGCCGGAGTCACTGATTACCAACCAAACCAGATCCGATGGGTTAACTTTTTGTCTTGAAAAGCCCAGAACGCCTGTATTGATAGTTTGTGATCCTGTTATCAGATGAAGTCATTACTCAAGGCGTGGTGGAACGAGCAGGTGAAAAACCTCTTGGAGTTAGATACGTTAAACATCAAGTGCAGAGTGTTtccactcacgtgatcaatgagcatgtttttcatccaaaacaaaagaaaacctaAGCATTAGAATAGAGTtcggcgaatctttgctgacgtcattgtttacagttttgctcaatagcatacgacttacctgatagaagccgtggccgtatatatgagctaaatgcaaaagttgaaagagctgattaagttgagcaatttaagcaattttcagctctttgcaagcagtattgaaggaaatatcagacatcaaaaactgcgaaattgcagatggcaaaaaagttaatgagccgtgcATCACctgtaaaattttaaaagtttttagaggagaatttctccgaaaccattcgatgaattggactcaaattttcagagaaaactaaaactgttatgccctttcaatattcagagtttttattttattagcgtcatcagatagtgataagcatatgttaatgaggcaaaaagtgtaaacgaAAATTCGCCTATTCCTGGAGGATTAGttaacatggccgccgtgacgtcacgtgaaaagaCTATATGCAACATGCGACACATATATTATCTTTGGTCAGCCCCTAGCTCTCACCTTTTTTGTTCATGTTCTGGAGGCGGCAAAAAAAACCCCGCAATTCGTAAACTGCTGTACCTCGACATAAAGTAATTAAATCTTAAATATAGGGGCGTACAAACTTACGGCGTTGAATTAAGTTCAGacaagagaaaataattttctctTGATGCAAATTACAGCTTTGTGAGCCGAAGGAAAGTCAAGATATCTGCCAGACTGTAAAACCAACAAAGGGCATGTGTAACTGACTATTAATTTGCATCGAATACAGTTTTGCTCAGGTTTCATTATTTGTGTAACAGATGTATAGCGATAAGTCGAAACCAGTGAACTCGACCTGTTTGGCATCTTAAATTGACAGATTACAGCAAGATATGATCTTAAGTTTGCCTTAGACCACGCACAAATGTCAAAATTGTGCAAATAGTTTGAAATTGAAGAAATGGGTACATACAGACCCCACGTTTTCTTGCTATTACACACTAACATACATTTCCATTTTCAGTTGTTGATGACTTCGCAATTTAGATGCATGCGCAAATGGGTATTGGTAATTACGGTAACGCAGGAGCCGATTGGCTCCTGAGTTACagtagttttcaaattattgttgAAGTTAATTATGCAATTGTGATTGTTATACTTAGCGATTGGCTTAATCATGTAacgtcagtttttcaacaatgagaaacaaaaccaaaaccaatcgcaccttgtacgaaCGATGTTTCCCACGCTTTGAGAAAGCTACAGGTAATTcttggaattctgattggtttatcgtGCTGTTTGCCTCTGTATTGACACCATACAGCGTTTGTACTCTATTCGACTATATTATATAATACAAAGCTGGGTCAGCAACGGCTATAATCAGTATATCTTGTCCCCGGCGACATTTCTTTGGTCATGGCCTAAGTTCACGAGCGACTAGTTCGTATGTGCGGCAAACTTTTTGCTCCTTTACGAAAAAAAGGCCGTTCTAAACGAAATGTCGGAACAATTATATTAATTCGCTTTAAATTTTCTCAAGTAGAACGGATTTAAAGAGTGCTCAATTCTAAGAGGAACAGTGATTATTCCACTCGATAAATCAGTTCAGGACTTCAATAGATCATTGAACGTTTTTGTGCGACAGCTCTTTTTCGTGTCGTCAAAGAATGATTACACTAATCAGGCAATTTCAGCGAAAACATAATACCCTCAATGGCGTCCAGCTAgtcttgttttgttgttttgttttagtttatttcatATATTTGCTGGTAAGATCTGCCCAAATCCGGTATCTTTAccttgacccaaagtgacagcAAAGTGATCTCGTGCGTCATCGCAATGTTAATAAAAGTCCAATATTTTGAAGAGATGTTCCGCACGGCTTTTGTAATTGGCAGGGTGCCTCCTGTTACAAAACGGCACTTAAAGCAAAACTGTTCCAACATATCTTGCCCTTTTGAAAAGCTTTTCCGTATCTCCCTCTTCCTGCAGTATTCTAAGAGTTTGCTTTGATATAAGTGATCTCCAAACCGAAATCGCGCGGTGCATCGTCATGTTGCAATGTTGTCTCCCACGCAGTTGTTTTCAAGGTAATTGCAATTGACCCCTCCCCAAGGACGGTACAACGCCATCGCTTTCaggtttttcattgtttttggcatttggTTTGCCTTTATTTTCTTACAGCTCTAAAGCTAACCTTAgagtaaataaaatttttcaatttgatGTATGACTATGGCTCTTATGGAAGAATGAATCCGATTCCCTCATTTCCAGCTGAAAACGGGATATAGTCATTACCAGATTCCCCCGAAAATGGAACCTGCAAGATCGAtcagttttaaaattaaaagccaGCGAAAACGACACCAGCAGTTTCTTCGTGCCTTGAACTACTCAAACCGAGAACAGACTTAAAAGGCTGAACAACTCTCTCATTGAAGGAAGACTCAACAAGCCTGTTACAATTGGGTGTCTTCTGTTCGGTTCATCGGTGGAAGAATTTCGTTGATATGTTGCATGTTTGGCTCCTTCCTGGCGGGGTGTACCCCCTCACTTATCGATCGACAACGACAGCACATCATGTGCTTGATCTTCCTACTGAACTGTTGATTCACCAATGCGTACACAATTGGGTTCACAGCGGAATTGAACATGACAACTGTGGATTGCGTGACATAAGCTACATCACCAGGACCGAAGACAGGTGAAAAGAGAGCCACAAGGTAAGTGATAGCTCCAGACATCCAACACATAGCAAATATGACACTGACCGTGACGACCATAAGAGTGACTCTCTTCCGTACCCTCAACACACCCTGATGACAAAAAGGACAATAAGCAAATACTGCCCTGTAAGGCTAGGCTATGACATATGAAAGTTAAGTTGCAAGCAGAGTCGATAGTACAAATTGACCACTCAAATCTTACCTGCTGCCGACAATCAAAAGCGCTGTGCTCCACGCGTTGGAACCATAAAGTGTATACGACTCGGAAGTACAGAGCACCCATTATCACAACTGGGAAAAACGCCAAAGCCAAAAACCATATCAGAGTATAGGTTTTACCCATCCATTCTTCAGAGTATCGTGTGATACAGAATTTTGCTTTCTCGTCAAAGTTCTTGACTACAAAACTGGGGACGTTTATGACCAGTCCAAATAACCAGGACATAGGAATAATGACCTGTAACAAAAGCGGAATTTCCTCAGGTTAAAACAGATATATGTTGCCCGTAGAGATCCATCGATAAATTCAAAAACATTGCTTCAGACAAAATTTAGTATTTCCAGAAATTACCAAGGCAATTTAAggaatgaattgaagaaatgatcctcgcacttgctggacaatctaaGCGATAcgcacctgaaaaattttcaggtgcaTATATGAGGCAgtcgctgagattgtccagcaagtgttaAGATATTTTGTCAATacatctctcaaccacacttcaccaacatttctttcactcatAATGATTTAAGGAAATAGCCTAGTAAATTTGAGCAACTTTTTTGAGATTAAATGCAAACATTATTTCACCACTTTTACGAACTATTCGCAATTTATATCATGTCATTTTGTTACCTTCAGTCTGCGTTTTGTAAGTCTTCTTTTGTTCCCAAATGGATCCATGACGGCGCTGTAGCGTTCAATTGCTATGACAACCAGCGTGAACACGGATGCGGCACCTCCGACCCAAGCCACATTGCTACCCGTCAGTAAGCTACAAAGGACTTTGCCAGCAAGACCGCCAGGATGGGTAAACATGTGCATAAAAATATATTGAGGGGTGAAAAATAACCCCACAAGCATGTCAGCAACAGCCAGGTTCATGAGAAGATAGTTGATTGAAGTCCTGTGACAAAAAAGGGGATACCGGAAATTATACGTTTATTGCGTCTATCACATATTCTACAGTGCtatttggctaatttttatcatcagtAAGAGGAAACACGCAAAGAATTCTTTCAATTCATGCAAGCTGCTGGTTTGACCCTGAGTATAAAATTAACAGTCTCTCAGGATGGCAAATGAAGACATTGAAACTCTTTAGAAGCCGATTTGAGTAAACACCGTGTCGAAGAGTGAGGGCTATGCGATATCTCATACGCAACTTATTAACAAGGAAAAAtttgagttgataaaggttgaattaccaccgtgaaagatttagaaagctgacgtttcgagcgttagccctacgtCGCAGCTTCATCAAGGCCCATTTAAacaggcgatttttgtggcAATTACAAATCGCCCGTGTAAACTAGCGGCAATTTCATGGCGATTTCGTGGCGATTTGTCGCCACAAAATCGCCGCGATTTCGAACATGTTCGAATTTTGAGGCGATTTATTGgcgattttttcagtttgagagtaaCAAAAACCTACTTTGGTGTTCACCCGAGTATAGTTTGtcacaaacatggcggacgtttACACGACCTCAAAAAAGtcgccaaaaaaaaagagaaagctcAAGTTGTTATCagaacggtaaatgtggtaattttacgttgttgttttgcagaggatggcacggacttgtttataagtgcgtgctgcacgtgcagcacgcttatttttcgtccctcgaccaatcaaattttaatttgtggcgttatcGCTGCAATTTGCcttcgtcgatgctaaagctccctattaagtAACCAGGACGACGAAAAGAACGTCATACATTTacatgtttaataataataccCCCAACATTTTAATATCGAACCTCGACACTTTACCCGACCTTTTACTTTCGATCCTCGACAAAACTCTATCCCCAATTCAATGATGTTTTATGtggaaatataaattaaacagAACATTATATGACCGCTTGtagatacgaattttatcttcttgtgCTGAAAGTATCTGTCCGGCAACCGTTCGcttcgctcactcgtgagagataCTTAGAGCACTCGAAGATGAAATTGGTATCCCCGTGAGACCATGTACGTAATATCCTCGATATATCTTTTAGGGTTAAGTTCGCGACACTGTAGAGTTCCTTTTGAGAGAATTCTCATGTTGCTTTCGGCTGGGTCGTTcagttttgaaaatggctgccTTACTTGTTTTTCAGCAGTTTTTTGACGGAGTATTGTCGACGGACGAACGAAAAAGCTAAAGAATCACAAATGAGGAAAACGTGCGAAGATTCGATCTCAGCGTCAAAagatttgttaaaaaaaaagatcatgAAATCAGTCAGCAAAATTAGTACGTGAAACAGCATTTACATGAACTTGAAAAGGACTTCACTTCGCATTCTGTGTATTCTAATTCTCAATTTCACGTAGCTACGTTGTAACTGAGCGTATTTCTATGGTAACAATTTGCACGCGAAGAGTATTTTAATCTGGGACAatttttcttcgaattttgcGTGCTAAATAATGCATGAGctcaaaaattgaacaaaacgACCTTGGCAGATAATTGCTTTCCTGTCCTTTCAACTTAGTATCGATATTGCTAACTAGCTTTACATTGCGAATGCTTTTCCTCGCCAATATTTTCTTCTGCCATTGTAAATTAGTAATATTTGAATGTAATCTCAAAGAGTGCCATAGGGTTCCTGCTGAACTTTTTTATCCTGACTATTATAAATCATGGCTAAACTGTCTCTCGTTATTTAGTTTTTACTACTGGTTTTTACAACTAGTCTTTGAGGAATACAAATGTTAAATTTATCTGACTCATACCTCATGTCTTGATGGCGAATCACGACAAGACAAACCAGGGAATTGCCGACCACGTTCAAAACAGCGAGGATGGAGTTGGCTGTGGTTATGCCAATTTGAGCTGGAACAGAGTCAGTATACTTTGGCATCGCCTCACGGAGCTGCTAGCTGCTGCGTGAAATTCAGACTAAAAATCAAAGAATGcttttgtttaatatttcaATATAAAGCCCGCATGCGATTTATAAACAATCGATGTCTTGATTCCAGGGAGGCGACAAACCCTGGGCCGTGCGACTTTCAAAGCTGTAAAGAAACATTTGGATAGGCAACGCGAATTTGAGCGCCTTTAGTCGATAAAACACACTAAAAATTTTCCAGTTTACTGTAATAACTTGCTTCTCGATGCCTCTTACGCATCTTGCAACGCCTCCGTTTCTTGAAAGGTCATGATAAAGTCGCTTCACACCAACGCCGTGGACATGGCCATGCAACTTCCTGACATCGTTTATATTAATTTAGATTTGAGTTTGTTCCACAATTACCTATAATTAAAAGTGAAATAGAATGCTAtgagaaatgtttttttcccgTGGAGTGCCTCGAGTCTTTTTAACCATGAGACAGCGTGTCAAGCAAGCGAAAAACTAATGAAATCAGATCGGTTTTCAAACGTAGGTGTTCATCCCTCACATCTATTTGAACTAGAACTCTTCTTTTTAGACAAAGATGAGATACTTTTACAGTATCGATTTCACAATAAATTAAGCACACAATTAGATTCATTTTCACACAGGAGAACCCAACGAAACCCTCGTGAACAGTTGGCGGTAGAGGGAACTATAATGTTCTGCTTACTGGAACATGCTCAAAGCGAGATAAGGCAGTTGgataaaacgctgtagtgtggacgCATAACATATTATCCGTTTTCATATGTGGATGTaaaacttttgttccttttttacacctaaagttgcgttttcaaatttatccggcatatagtgtggacgaggcctcaGTAACAGCGAATATGCAGaaattctatttttttcttttcgattaCCGATTGTACACCGCTGCGTTTAGCCAGGCCGTGCTTTCAGCGTGTTTGCAttgaattgtaaattttttgccAATATAAAGTCGAGTTCATTAAATTGTCAGCAAACGCGAAAATTTCCTATGTAAATTTGATATTCTAAAAACTGCTTCAATATCCTCTTTCGTAAGTTAAAATATGATCTCTCTAGAATGAAGAGACATTACTTTTCGTCACGTTTTAGTCATCCGATGCAAACATCTGATGCATGAATAATTTGGGGAAGCTATTTACACCTATCTCgttaaatttctttcattttacagTTGACGAGCGTTTTTCTGAAATTGCCTCCCAATATTAAGTGGACAATGTAAAGTTGACACATTGTCAATCGTAGGTTGTTGAAGCTTTgaattttcacttaattaagaCTAGTAGAAAAGAAGATACTTCAGCAAGTAACCAGCCTGGAATTATCAAGATTTACGACTGAATTAAGAATTACCTTTTAAGAATAAATACCTCGTCTTTGGCCCCACCAACGCGGAAGtcaaaatagaaatgttttgaCTCATGAGTTCTGAAACTGAGAAATGCTTTTGATGTTTGACAAAAGTTTGATTATTCAGCAGCTCCCTCGCCAGTGCGCAAAGTGTCGATAGTGGATGTAAACGTATCAACAACAATCCCTTGTCGTTATCATGTTATTTAATAACTCTTAACTACACAACCATGTTTCTACAAATCAAGCATGTGCTCAATAGAAACTCAACACGCATGCTCACGTGACACACAGGGagcccaatactgtgacatCTCCCCCCTTAAGTAGAAAAGCATGTGAACAGATGATAAGTGAACAACAAGTTCCAAAGAGTCAATGTCAATGTACTCAACATAAGTTCTACAAGTCCATATTTATGAGACTCGTGAACGAAC
Protein-coding sequences here:
- the LOC136915077 gene encoding pyroglutamylated RF-amide peptide receptor-like; its protein translation is MPKYTDSVPAQIGITTANSILAVLNVVGNSLVCLVVIRHQDMRTSINYLLMNLAVADMLVGLFFTPQYIFMHMFTHPGGLAGKVLCSLLTGSNVAWVGGAASVFTLVVIAIERYSAVMDPFGNKRRLTKRRLKVIIPMSWLFGLVINVPSFVVKNFDEKAKFCITRYSEEWMGKTYTLIWFLALAFFPVVIMGALYFRVVYTLWFQRVEHSAFDCRQQGVLRVRKRVTLMVVTVSVIFAMCWMSGAITYLVALFSPVFGPGDVAYVTQSTVVMFNSAVNPIVYALVNQQFSRKIKHMMCCRCRSISEGVHPARKEPNMQHINEILPPMNRTEDTQL